One stretch of Amycolatopsis tolypomycina DNA includes these proteins:
- a CDS encoding acyl-ACP desaturase, with product MPVPETTRLLHELEGTVEENLNRHLAVAQEWMPHEYVPWSQGRDFAELGGEAWDPEQSRVSPIARTALEVNLLTEDNLPSYHREIERAFGRDGAWGTWVHRWTAEEGRHGICIRDYLLVTRAVDPVELERMRMETMQAGYDTGDKPLLNVCAYVSFQELATRLSHRNTGRYTQDPLAEKLLARVSTDENLHMVFYRNLVKAALEISPDAMMRAITDEVLNFAMPGAVIPSFQRKAALMAKAGIYDLRIHHDDVVQPLLRYWKVFDLTGLGAVGEAAREELATFIKGLDTQASRFEERRDAAAARRAARGIVDL from the coding sequence ATGCCGGTCCCCGAAACCACCCGCCTGCTGCACGAACTGGAAGGCACGGTCGAAGAGAACCTCAACCGGCACCTCGCCGTCGCCCAGGAGTGGATGCCGCACGAGTACGTCCCCTGGAGCCAGGGCCGCGACTTCGCCGAGCTGGGCGGGGAGGCGTGGGACCCCGAGCAGTCCCGGGTGAGCCCGATCGCGCGCACGGCGCTGGAGGTCAACCTGCTCACCGAGGACAACCTGCCCAGCTACCACCGCGAGATCGAGCGCGCGTTCGGCCGCGACGGCGCCTGGGGCACGTGGGTGCACCGGTGGACGGCCGAGGAGGGCCGCCACGGCATCTGCATCCGCGACTACCTGCTGGTCACCCGCGCCGTCGACCCGGTCGAGCTGGAGCGGATGCGGATGGAGACCATGCAGGCGGGCTACGACACCGGCGACAAGCCGCTGCTCAACGTCTGCGCATACGTCTCGTTCCAGGAGCTGGCCACGCGGCTTTCGCACCGCAACACCGGCCGCTACACCCAGGACCCCCTGGCCGAGAAGCTGCTGGCCCGGGTGTCGACGGACGAGAACCTCCACATGGTGTTCTACCGCAACCTCGTCAAGGCGGCACTGGAGATCTCGCCGGACGCCATGATGCGCGCGATCACCGACGAGGTGCTGAACTTCGCGATGCCGGGCGCGGTCATCCCGAGCTTCCAGCGCAAGGCGGCGCTGATGGCCAAGGCGGGCATCTACGACCTGCGCATCCACCACGACGACGTCGTCCAGCCGCTGCTGCGGTACTGGAAGGTCTTCGACCTGACCGGCCTCGGCGCGGTCGGCGAAGCCGCGCGGGAGGAGCTCGCCACGTTCATCAAGGGGCTCGACACGCAGGCGTCGAGGTTCGAGGAACGCCGGGACGCCGCCGCCGCGCGCCGGGCCGCGCGGGGCATAGTGGACCTCTGA
- a CDS encoding TM0106 family RecB-like putative nuclease, with translation MLTPADLADLLDCEHRSLLVQALAAGLPGAPLPEPGGHETAGVEDLALAAKATEEALRSGVPVIHRAVFLDGEFAAQADLLVQDGEGRYEVHDTTPVRQATPAAVVKLTACADAVRRAGWPAGPHLHLRLTDGGTRTLRVEDFRPLVDRLRTRLAGRPPRLPVPLWADERPACAGCGFAQHCASAREADRDLSLVAGMRGDQRRKLVAAGLGSIDALAAAGPDDRPRDLSATAFATLRAQAALQVRQDTTGEVSYEIVDPDELAALPAPAPGDVFVDLAGDPHALAGEGLEYLFGAVSDREFTPFWAHSRAQERRAFEEFVDFAAARVAEHPGSHVYHYAPYEVTAIKRLAAVHGTREETVDHLLRSGAVVDLHAVVRNALRVSQRSYSIRHLEPLYQPGARAKTAVSDVEAYEEYLAFAQSGEPERADEALRRIGENTEDDCVSARRLFEFLHRVRADAGIDVPEPAEESAEDALLRAAEEDVAAERRAERAAQLAALVDPLLDGLPDDPGRFTADERARALLAASVGYHRRETNPAWWEYFRQLAAPLGDLEVDTTCAVPVALEAGEWVPPAGRVRTAKRTLQLACDPDRPHPFAPGDDVRLRYGDTARDAKVVAASAVELTLEESCPPDATTNDRPNAVLPGSPVRPSPKDEAVADLARLVVDTLPELPRHPGVDLLRRTPPRLRGGAALPPPGEDLVATVIDAVEGLDGSALAVQGPPGAGKTYLAGRLIARLVRAGRTVAVTSTSHKAVENVLSAAKKSAPDLPCAKRAKKTPDPAAPWEQPKSNPALVKWRAEHDTGHLVGGTAWTFANAAVREEPFDLLIIDEAGQFALADALAVSMCARNVLLLGDPQQLPQVVQGTHPAGAEASALGHLIGEADIMPAELGYFLDETRRLHPAVCEPVSKLSYAGRLHAHPSAADRAIDGVDAGLYLAEVDHQGNTTRSVEEAAAVVRIVSEVHGRLWTDHGPARPLGDHDILVVAPYNLQARTVTRALEEAGYPGVRVGTVDRFQGQEAPVVIATMTSSSAVDLPRGLDFLLSRNRLNVALSRAQVLAVLVCSPRLVEADIRTVDQMRLVAGMIGLLTGARPWPAGQLGGSISPASSSTS, from the coding sequence ATGCTCACCCCAGCCGATCTCGCCGACCTGCTCGACTGCGAGCACCGCAGCCTCCTCGTCCAGGCGCTGGCCGCGGGTCTGCCGGGAGCGCCGCTGCCCGAGCCCGGCGGCCACGAGACCGCCGGCGTCGAAGACCTCGCGCTCGCCGCGAAGGCGACCGAGGAGGCATTGCGCTCCGGCGTGCCGGTGATCCACCGGGCCGTCTTCCTCGACGGCGAGTTCGCCGCGCAGGCGGATCTTCTGGTCCAGGACGGCGAAGGCCGCTACGAGGTCCACGACACGACCCCGGTCCGGCAGGCGACGCCCGCCGCGGTGGTCAAGCTGACCGCGTGCGCCGACGCCGTGCGCCGCGCCGGGTGGCCGGCCGGACCGCACCTGCACCTCCGGCTGACCGACGGCGGCACCCGGACACTGCGCGTCGAGGACTTCCGGCCGCTGGTCGACCGGCTGCGGACCCGGCTCGCCGGACGGCCGCCGCGGCTGCCGGTCCCGCTGTGGGCCGACGAACGCCCGGCCTGCGCCGGCTGCGGGTTCGCCCAGCACTGCGCGTCCGCGCGGGAAGCCGACCGCGACCTCTCGCTGGTCGCGGGGATGCGCGGTGACCAGCGCCGCAAGCTCGTCGCCGCCGGGCTCGGCTCGATCGACGCGCTGGCCGCCGCCGGCCCGGACGACCGCCCGCGGGACCTGTCCGCGACGGCGTTCGCGACCCTGCGCGCCCAGGCCGCACTGCAGGTCCGGCAGGACACCACCGGCGAGGTCTCCTACGAGATCGTCGATCCGGATGAGCTGGCCGCCCTGCCGGCCCCGGCGCCGGGCGACGTGTTCGTCGACCTGGCCGGCGATCCGCACGCTCTGGCCGGGGAGGGGCTGGAGTACCTCTTCGGCGCGGTGAGCGACCGGGAGTTCACGCCGTTCTGGGCGCACAGCCGCGCCCAGGAGCGGCGCGCGTTCGAGGAGTTCGTCGACTTCGCCGCGGCGCGCGTCGCCGAGCACCCGGGCTCGCACGTCTACCACTACGCGCCGTACGAGGTCACCGCGATCAAGCGGCTCGCGGCGGTGCACGGCACCCGCGAGGAGACCGTCGACCACCTGCTGCGCAGCGGCGCGGTCGTCGACCTGCACGCGGTCGTGCGCAATGCGCTGCGCGTGTCGCAGCGGTCGTACTCGATCCGCCACCTCGAGCCGCTCTACCAGCCCGGCGCCCGCGCGAAGACCGCCGTGTCCGACGTCGAGGCGTACGAGGAGTACCTGGCGTTCGCGCAGTCCGGTGAGCCGGAACGCGCCGACGAGGCGCTGCGCCGCATCGGCGAGAACACCGAGGACGACTGCGTCTCCGCGCGGCGGCTGTTCGAGTTCCTGCACCGCGTCCGCGCCGACGCGGGCATCGACGTCCCGGAGCCGGCGGAGGAGTCCGCCGAGGACGCGCTGCTGCGCGCGGCCGAGGAGGACGTCGCCGCCGAGCGGCGCGCCGAACGGGCCGCGCAGCTGGCCGCGCTGGTCGACCCCCTGCTCGACGGCCTGCCGGACGACCCGGGCCGGTTCACCGCCGACGAGCGGGCCCGCGCGCTGCTGGCGGCGTCGGTCGGCTACCACCGCCGCGAGACGAACCCGGCCTGGTGGGAGTACTTCCGCCAGCTCGCCGCCCCGCTCGGCGACCTCGAGGTCGACACCACCTGCGCCGTGCCGGTCGCGCTGGAGGCGGGGGAGTGGGTGCCGCCGGCGGGCCGGGTGCGCACGGCGAAGCGGACGCTGCAGCTGGCGTGCGACCCCGACCGGCCGCACCCGTTCGCCCCCGGCGACGACGTGCGGCTGCGCTACGGCGACACGGCCCGCGACGCGAAGGTCGTCGCCGCGTCGGCGGTGGAGCTGACGCTGGAGGAGAGCTGCCCGCCGGACGCGACCACGAACGACCGGCCGAACGCGGTGCTGCCGGGCAGCCCGGTGCGGCCGTCCCCCAAGGACGAGGCGGTGGCCGACCTCGCGCGCCTGGTCGTCGACACGCTCCCGGAGCTGCCGCGCCACCCCGGCGTCGACCTGCTCCGGCGGACCCCGCCGCGGCTGCGGGGCGGCGCGGCGCTGCCGCCGCCCGGCGAGGACCTGGTGGCCACGGTGATCGACGCGGTCGAGGGGCTCGACGGCTCGGCGCTGGCCGTGCAGGGGCCGCCGGGGGCGGGCAAGACCTACCTGGCCGGGCGGCTGATCGCCCGGCTCGTGCGGGCCGGGCGGACCGTCGCGGTCACCTCCACCAGCCACAAGGCCGTGGAGAACGTGCTCAGCGCGGCCAAGAAGAGCGCGCCCGACCTGCCGTGCGCCAAGCGCGCGAAGAAGACGCCGGACCCGGCCGCGCCGTGGGAGCAGCCGAAGAGCAACCCGGCGCTGGTGAAGTGGCGGGCCGAGCACGACACCGGGCACCTGGTCGGCGGCACGGCGTGGACGTTCGCCAACGCCGCGGTCCGCGAGGAGCCGTTCGACCTGCTGATCATCGACGAGGCGGGCCAGTTCGCGCTGGCCGACGCGCTGGCGGTGTCGATGTGCGCCCGCAACGTCCTGCTGCTGGGCGACCCGCAGCAGCTGCCGCAGGTCGTGCAGGGCACGCACCCGGCGGGCGCGGAGGCGTCGGCGCTGGGCCACCTGATCGGCGAGGCCGACATCATGCCGGCCGAGCTGGGGTACTTCCTCGACGAGACGCGGCGCCTGCACCCGGCCGTGTGCGAGCCGGTGTCGAAGCTGTCCTACGCCGGACGGCTGCACGCCCACCCGTCGGCCGCGGACCGCGCTATCGACGGCGTCGACGCGGGCCTGTACCTGGCCGAGGTCGACCACCAGGGCAACACGACCCGTTCGGTGGAGGAGGCCGCGGCCGTCGTGCGGATCGTGTCCGAAGTGCACGGTCGCCTGTGGACGGACCACGGTCCGGCGCGGCCGCTGGGCGACCACGACATCCTCGTCGTCGCGCCCTACAACCTGCAGGCGCGGACCGTGACGCGGGCGCTGGAGGAAGCCGGCTACCCGGGGGTCCGGGTGGGCACGGTCGACCGCTTCCAGGGCCAGGAGGCCCCGGTGGTGATCGCGACGATGACGTCGTCGTCGGCGGTCGACCTGCCGCGCGGCCTGGACTTCCTGTTGTCGCGCAACCGGCTGAACGTGGCGCTGTCGCGCGCGCAGGTGCTGGCCGTGCTGGTGTGCTCACCCCGGCTGGTCGAGGCCGACATCCGGACGGTCGACCAGATGCGCCTGGTCGCGGGCATGATCGGCCTGCTGACCGGGGCGCGGCCGTGGCCGGCGGGTCAGCTCGGCGGTTCGATCTCGCCGGCGTCCTCGTCGACGTCCTGA
- a CDS encoding DUF2231 domain-containing protein, protein MDPRRDGHARSKPAWAHRALRKAEDAAVLDGPATRLERVLNGESGVTRQLRGHSLGHPLHPIAVTVPIGAWLCSAAFDLLPGGGDTARRLVAAGLVTAPAAMVLGLADYTGLDRRQRRVGLVHAAANATATALFGASYLARRAGRGGRLFGMLGLAAAGLGGALGGHLAYAQGAGVFRWQSLDEVTPAELAGDDPAAPRNPA, encoded by the coding sequence ATGGATCCCCGACGCGATGGTCACGCCCGGTCGAAGCCCGCCTGGGCGCACCGGGCCCTGCGGAAAGCGGAAGACGCCGCGGTGCTCGACGGCCCGGCCACCCGGCTCGAGCGGGTGCTGAACGGCGAGAGCGGCGTGACGCGGCAGCTGCGCGGCCACAGCCTCGGGCACCCGCTGCACCCGATCGCGGTGACGGTGCCCATCGGCGCCTGGCTGTGCTCGGCGGCGTTCGACCTGCTCCCGGGCGGCGGCGACACCGCGCGTCGCCTGGTCGCGGCCGGCCTGGTGACCGCCCCGGCGGCGATGGTGCTCGGCCTGGCCGACTACACGGGCCTGGACCGGCGGCAACGCCGGGTCGGCCTGGTGCACGCGGCGGCGAACGCCACGGCGACGGCCCTGTTCGGCGCGTCGTACCTGGCCCGCCGCGCCGGTCGCGGTGGACGGCTGTTCGGGATGCTGGGCCTGGCCGCGGCCGGTCTGGGTGGGGCGCTCGGCGGGCACCTCGCGTACGCCCAGGGTGCCGGGGTGTTCCGCTGGCAGTCCCTCGACGAAGTGACTCCGGCCGAACTCGCGGGCGACGACCCGGCCGCGCCGCGCAACCCCGCGTGA
- a CDS encoding FkbM family methyltransferase, with the protein MDTIDLHSVNPWEVSFLREEVGAYFAHGVELAPGATVLDVGANVGVFSAAVYERLDGDVRIYAFEPLPPLHATLERNGRDFFAGRLTALPYGLAAAEDELDFSYFPAATIFSSSWRDAANVDAERRRVTASIVEMIRRGGLGAGPSRVPAPILRGIVGRKLRVMRELETHRVRVRPLSAVLDEQGIERVDLLKVDVEGAELDVLRGLEDRHWPRVAQAVVEVEGWRRNRDTVGEIFATRGFTVEAVQDPVQEAADIGMVFAVRRQS; encoded by the coding sequence ATGGACACGATCGACCTGCACAGCGTCAACCCGTGGGAGGTGTCCTTCCTGCGCGAGGAGGTCGGCGCCTACTTCGCCCACGGCGTCGAGCTCGCTCCCGGCGCGACCGTCCTCGACGTCGGCGCCAACGTCGGTGTCTTCTCCGCGGCCGTGTACGAGCGCCTGGACGGCGACGTGCGGATCTACGCGTTCGAGCCCCTCCCGCCCCTGCACGCGACGCTGGAGCGCAACGGCCGCGACTTCTTCGCCGGCCGGCTCACGGCGTTGCCCTACGGGCTGGCGGCCGCCGAGGACGAGCTCGACTTCAGCTACTTCCCGGCGGCGACCATCTTTTCGTCGTCATGGCGTGACGCGGCCAACGTCGACGCCGAGCGGCGCCGGGTCACCGCCAGCATCGTCGAGATGATCCGCCGAGGTGGGCTGGGCGCGGGCCCGAGCCGCGTGCCGGCGCCGATCCTGCGCGGGATCGTCGGGCGCAAGCTGCGGGTGATGCGGGAGTTGGAGACGCACCGCGTCCGCGTCCGGCCGCTGTCGGCGGTGCTCGACGAACAGGGCATCGAGCGCGTCGACCTGCTGAAGGTCGACGTCGAGGGCGCCGAACTCGACGTGCTGCGGGGACTCGAGGACCGGCACTGGCCCCGGGTGGCGCAGGCCGTCGTCGAGGTCGAAGGGTGGCGGCGCAACCGGGACACCGTCGGCGAGATCTTCGCCACGCGGGGGTTCACGGTCGAGGCCGTGCAGGACCCCGTCCAGGAGGCGGCCGACATCGGGATGGTCTTCGCGGTCCGCCGGCAGTCATGA
- a CDS encoding alpha-glucuronidase family glycosyl hydrolase — MSSSDENEQSRFRRRSFLIGSGAAVATSMFSAAPAHASAPAFPSGYDGSDLWLRYEPVADSGLLARYRAALGAIVVENAGAAKVHRHTANLSMAPGSTEHLVETTLEAARDELVRGLGGLLGRPVPVRDGFPDRAVVVGTPDSSPLVRRLVPARDLAPLGRDGYLIRSLTRGGHRSIVIAATTDLAALYGTFAFLRRIQAQQPVSELDISSVPRINHRYLNYWETERLYAGNNPAGTGGLNGENGAIFDFTATGASAALNLPVILDRYLVAARAMASLGINGITINNVNANSFYLTPAAIEQEAALADALRPYGVRLAVSINYAAPTDARFAPDTLTREELDPYSAKFRDWWTRRARQLQAAIPDFMGFTVKANSEGQPGPQDLGYDHGDGANGMAAAVAPLGMRIFWRTFVYNADVDADRLKRAYLEFGPIDEEPQPDGTTGRFAENVFLQTKNGPLDYQPREPANPLFGRMEHTNQAIELQVTQEYTGQNTMLCYLGPLWEEVLKSDTYATGPDGRLLARRLVGHVVDGSAQGHPDTAIVGVANFGNADNLTGHHFAQANLYAFGRLAWDWTLDARGIAEDWVRLTWSNRDFVVRTIAAMMMGSREALVSYQTPLGVAHQFRSSDHYGPNPAERLARDDWSPVYYNKADTAGLGYDRSPTGSNFVAQYFPVLAARYGDIDTVPENLLMWFHHVPWDRKMRTGRIFWDELVYRYQTGVHYVSWLRQAWDALEPHVDARRFAEVKAKLAAHEADAGSWRDTCVGYWRQFSGRAIPTDGPLSLRIVVGGRTIGGFDAGAASATIPLAAGASPRITKVVPADPAVRCEVLSQAAGVPGRAVVRATGKSSFGPILKDYVFDFTR; from the coding sequence GTGTCTTCCAGCGACGAGAACGAGCAGAGCCGGTTCCGCCGGCGTTCCTTCCTGATCGGCAGCGGGGCTGCCGTGGCCACCTCGATGTTCAGCGCCGCTCCGGCGCACGCGAGTGCGCCCGCTTTCCCGAGCGGCTACGACGGTTCCGACCTGTGGCTGCGCTACGAGCCGGTCGCCGATTCCGGCCTGCTCGCGCGGTACCGGGCCGCGCTCGGCGCGATCGTCGTGGAGAACGCCGGCGCCGCGAAGGTCCACCGCCACACCGCGAACCTGAGCATGGCACCCGGCTCCACCGAGCACCTGGTGGAAACCACCCTGGAAGCGGCGCGGGACGAGCTCGTCCGCGGTCTCGGCGGGCTGCTGGGGCGGCCCGTGCCGGTGCGGGACGGGTTCCCGGATCGCGCGGTGGTCGTCGGCACGCCGGACAGCTCGCCGCTGGTGCGCCGGCTCGTTCCCGCGCGCGACCTGGCACCGCTCGGGCGCGACGGCTACCTCATCCGCTCGCTGACACGCGGCGGGCACCGGTCGATCGTCATCGCCGCCACCACCGACCTCGCCGCGCTGTACGGCACTTTCGCCTTCCTCCGGCGGATCCAGGCCCAGCAGCCCGTCTCCGAACTTGACATTTCGTCGGTGCCGCGGATCAACCACCGGTACCTGAACTACTGGGAGACCGAGCGCCTCTACGCCGGCAACAACCCGGCCGGCACCGGTGGGCTGAACGGCGAAAACGGCGCGATCTTCGACTTCACCGCCACCGGCGCCTCCGCGGCGCTGAACCTGCCGGTGATCCTCGACCGGTACCTCGTGGCCGCGCGCGCGATGGCGTCCCTCGGCATCAACGGCATCACGATCAACAACGTCAACGCCAACAGCTTCTACCTCACCCCGGCCGCGATCGAGCAGGAAGCCGCGCTGGCCGACGCGCTGCGCCCGTACGGGGTCAGGCTGGCCGTGTCCATCAACTACGCGGCCCCGACGGACGCCCGGTTCGCGCCCGACACCCTCACCCGCGAAGAGCTGGATCCCTACAGCGCCAAGTTCCGGGACTGGTGGACGCGCCGGGCGCGGCAGCTGCAGGCCGCGATCCCCGACTTCATGGGGTTCACCGTCAAGGCGAACTCCGAAGGCCAGCCGGGCCCGCAGGACCTCGGCTACGACCACGGCGACGGCGCCAACGGCATGGCGGCGGCGGTGGCACCGCTCGGGATGCGGATCTTCTGGCGGACGTTCGTCTACAACGCCGACGTCGACGCGGACCGGCTCAAGCGCGCCTACCTCGAATTCGGCCCCATCGACGAGGAGCCGCAGCCCGACGGCACGACCGGCCGGTTCGCCGAGAACGTGTTCCTGCAGACCAAGAACGGCCCGCTCGACTACCAGCCGCGCGAGCCCGCGAACCCGCTCTTCGGCCGGATGGAACACACGAACCAGGCCATCGAACTGCAGGTCACCCAGGAGTACACCGGGCAGAACACGATGCTGTGCTACCTCGGCCCGCTGTGGGAAGAGGTGCTGAAGTCCGACACGTACGCCACCGGCCCGGACGGCAGGCTGCTGGCCCGGCGCCTGGTCGGCCACGTCGTCGACGGCTCGGCCCAGGGCCACCCGGACACCGCCATCGTCGGCGTCGCCAACTTCGGCAACGCCGACAACCTGACCGGGCACCACTTCGCGCAGGCGAACCTGTACGCCTTCGGCAGGCTGGCCTGGGACTGGACCCTGGACGCCCGTGGCATCGCCGAGGACTGGGTCCGGCTGACCTGGAGCAACCGCGACTTCGTCGTCCGGACGATCGCGGCGATGATGATGGGCTCGCGGGAAGCGCTGGTGAGCTACCAGACCCCGCTCGGCGTCGCGCACCAGTTCCGGTCCAGCGACCACTACGGCCCCAACCCGGCCGAGCGGCTCGCGCGGGACGACTGGAGCCCGGTGTACTACAACAAGGCCGACACCGCCGGGCTCGGCTACGACCGCTCCCCCACCGGCAGCAACTTCGTCGCGCAGTACTTCCCGGTGCTCGCGGCCCGGTACGGCGACATCGACACCGTTCCCGAGAACCTGCTGATGTGGTTCCACCACGTGCCGTGGGACCGGAAGATGCGCACCGGCCGGATCTTCTGGGACGAGCTGGTGTACCGCTACCAGACGGGCGTCCACTACGTCTCCTGGCTGCGGCAGGCCTGGGACGCGCTCGAACCGCACGTCGACGCGCGGCGCTTCGCCGAGGTGAAGGCCAAGCTCGCCGCCCACGAGGCCGACGCCGGCAGCTGGCGCGACACCTGCGTCGGCTACTGGCGGCAGTTCAGCGGCCGGGCGATCCCGACGGACGGCCCCCTCTCGCTGCGGATCGTGGTCGGCGGCCGGACGATCGGCGGGTTCGACGCCGGAGCGGCGTCGGCCACCATCCCGCTGGCCGCCGGTGCTTCGCCGAGGATCACGAAGGTCGTCCCGGCCGATCCCGCCGTGCGGTGCGAAGTCCTTTCCCAGGCGGCAGGCGTGCCCGGGCGAGCCGTCGTGCGGGCCACCGGGAAGAGCTCCTTCGGCCCGATCCTCAAGGACTACGTGTTCGACTTCACCCGCTGA